The Candidatus Nezhaarchaeota archaeon genome segment CCGTGCCGACGAAGATGGACGCCCTCCTAAAGCAGCTCAAGGAGCTCCCGCAGGTAAAGAAGGCGTACTTCACCTTCGGCCGCTTCGACCTAGCCTGCTTCGTAGAGGCCAGGGGTCCGGGCGAGGTGGCTGAGGTAGCGGGGAGGATAAACTCCATGGACGGGGTCCGGAGCACAGAGACCCTAATCGAGGCTTAGCCGGCTCGGGGCGCTATCGGTAGCACACCGCCTGCGTCTATATGAGGGGGCGGAGCTTAAGTGGCCTAGGGGGCGCGTGAAGGCTTCGCGCAGCGCTTAGCAGCTAGGGACAATAAGGGGCTCGGGACGCCGTACGCGATGGCCACCGGGGTGTTCTTCCACCCAGCCTTCGTAGGCAGGGACTGGCCTATTATAGGCGATAGGTATCGAGGGCTCCCCAAG includes the following:
- a CDS encoding Lrp/AsnC ligand binding domain-containing protein — encoded protein: MVKACVLIKAVPTKMDALLKQLKELPQVKKAYFTFGRFDLACFVEARGPGEVAEVAGRINSMDGVRSTETLIEA